The Bacteroidales bacterium DNA segment TTAACGGTTTAACAAACTATACATGTACAGAAAGTATAGTACTGCACAAACAGGGCAAAAGCACGGAAAATAAATACACAAAAAAAACATCGAACCTTAATACAAGGAAATATATGTATTCAAGTTACTTGAAGCTTTATCGTAAACATTTTAAGAACTATATGTATATTGCTTATCTGATTTTAATAAAGCAACTTGCCGGCAGATTATTTCATTTACAATTTAGAGAAGCATGTATAATTTTAAAAACAATTTTTAGAAGGTAAGATTTACTCTCTTCAATTAAGATATGAATATTTTAATTTAATCGTCCAATAATTTTGTTACTTCAACTTTTAATTTTGGTAAATGGTTAATTATAATTCCCCAAATTACATCATCTGATATAGTATCATAACCGTGAATTATTCTGTTTCTCGTATCAATTATTTTTCTTGCATTTGTCAATACTATTCCTTTATCTCCGTTTAAAATCCTTTTAACTGCTTCCCCAATTATCTCCAAATTCCTTTCAACAGCACGTTTTGTCTTAAGGTCACTTTTGTAATTTTCAAACATTTTCTTTCCTTCTTCAAAAAAACCATCAATTTCAGTAATTGCTGAATTAATATCATACAACCAAGTTTTTATTTCATTATCCATAAATTAGTTCTTTTGAGGTATCAATTGACTGTTTTAAAAATGGATTTTTTATTGCCTTTTCTTCCAGTAAATCAATTTTACGTTTAAATAAATCTTCTAATGAAAACTTAAAATCAAAATAATTATCAGCATATTTATTTAATTCAATTGTATCAAATGTAACAAGAAAATCAATGTCACTTT contains these protein-coding regions:
- a CDS encoding DUF86 domain-containing protein, translated to MDNEIKTWLYDINSAITEIDGFFEEGKKMFENYKSDLKTKRAVERNLEIIGEAVKRILNGDKGIVLTNARKIIDTRNRIIHGYDTISDDVIWGIIINHLPKLKVEVTKLLDD
- a CDS encoding nucleotidyltransferase domain-containing protein, which translates into the protein MNLIERNIVKLKKLCYKYKVSKLYVFGSVISDKFRNESDIDFLVTFDTIELNKYADNYFDFKFSLEDLFKRKIDLLEEKAIKNPFLKQSIDTSKELIYG